From the genome of Triticum aestivum cultivar Chinese Spring chromosome 3B, IWGSC CS RefSeq v2.1, whole genome shotgun sequence, one region includes:
- the LOC100136994 gene encoding aspartate aminotransferase, cytoplasmic yields the protein MPTANVRAAQPSADRRLSTLVRHLLPSSPRTSAATATSADSLQPFPTMASPSVFAGIAQGPEDPILGVTVAYNKDPSPVKVNLGVGAYRTEEGKPLVLNVVKRAEQMLIHNESRVKEYLPITGLADFNKLSAKLIFGADSPAIQENRVATVQCLSGTGSLRVGGEFLARHYHERTIYIPQPTWGNHPKVFTLAGLTARSYRYYDPATRGLDFQGLLEDLSSAPSGAIVLLHACAHNPTGVDPTLEQWEQIRQLMRSKALLPFFDSAYQGFASGSLDKDAQSVRMFVADGGELLMAQSYAKNMGLYGERVGALSIVCGSADIAVKVESQLKLVIRPMYSNPPLHGASIVATILKDSAMFDEWTVELKAMADRIISMREQLFDALKIRETPGDWSHIIKQIGMFTFTGLNSEQVAFMRQEYHIYMTSDGRISMAGLSSRTVPHLADAIHAAVTKLK from the exons ATGCCCACGGCTAACGTGCGCGCGGCGCAGCCTAGCGCCGACCGCAGGTTAAGTACGCTGGTGCGCCACCTGCTGCCTTCTTCCCCACGAACATCAGcagcgaccgccacctccgccgaCTCGCTCCAACCTTTCCCCACCATGGCGTCGCCCTCCGTCTTCGCCGGGATCGCGCAGGGCCCGGAGGACCCCATCCTCGGG GTGACGGTCGCGTACAACAAGGATCCCAGCCCCGTCAAGGTCAACCTCGGCGTCGGCGCCTACCGGACCGAG GAAGGGAAGCCCCTCGTGCTGAATGTGGTCAAGCGCGCCGAGCAGATGCTGATCCATAACGA GTCACGTGTTAAGGAGTACTTGCCGATCACTGGATTGGCCGATTTCAACAAGTTGAGTGCTAAGCTTATCTTCGGTGCCGACAG TCCTGCTATTCAGGAAAATAGGGTGGCTACAGTGCAGTGCTTATCAGGAACTGGTTCCCTACGAGTGGGAGGTGAATTTCTTGCAAGGCACTACCATGAA CGCACTATCTACATCCCCCAGCCAACCTGGGGGAATCACCCAAAAGTCTTCACTTTAGCTGGCCTGACTGCTAGGAGTTACCGGTACTATGATCCTGCAACTCGTGGACTGGATTTCCAAG GACTCTTAGAAGACCTCAGTTCAGCTCCCTCAGGCGCAATTGTACTGCTTCATGCATGTGCCCATAATCCTACTGGTGTCGACCCAACCTTGGAACAGTGGGAACAGATCAGGCAGCTGATGAGATCAAAAGCATTGCTGCCATTCTTTGACAGTGCTTACCAA GGATTTGCAAGCGGAAGCCTTGACAAAGATGCCCAATCAGTGCGCATGTTCGTCGCTGATGGTGGTGAATTGCTCATGGCTCAAAGCTATgccaagaacatgggattgtatggAGAGCGTGTTGGTGCTTTAAGCATC GTTTGTGGGAGTGCTGATATAGCTGTTAAGGTTGAAAGTCAACTTAAGCTTGTAATTAGGCCTATGTATTCGAACCCTCCTCTTCATGGTGCTTCTATTGTGGCTACCATACTTAAGGACAG TGCTATGTTCGACGAATGGACCGTGGAGCTGAAGGCCATGGCTGATAGGATAATTAGCATGAGGGAGCAGCTTTTTGATGCGCTGAAAATCAGAG AAACACCTGGAGATTGGTCCCACATCATTAAGCAGATTGGGATGTTTACTTTCACTGGGCTCAACAGTGAG